One genomic window of Deinococcus deserti VCD115 includes the following:
- a CDS encoding SDR family oxidoreductase: MAFQNRVVVVTGSASGIGLALATQFAAEGAVVVASDLNAEQGAAKAAELGARFVPADVGQEAGVQGLIEDVLAAEGRIDVFCSNAGIAVGNGLEPLDRLWDLSWRVNFMSHVWAARHLLPHMLERGEGTLLNTVSAAGLLTEVHSAPYAVTKHEAMAFAEWLAITYGDRGIRVSALCPEWVQTPLIENAPHLQEAAISADEVAHAALDGLQQGQFLITTHPMTLKAFQSRANTHDRWLGRVRMLAQQTQEQLAGREAFPDKYTQGE; this comes from the coding sequence ATGGCCTTTCAGAACCGCGTGGTGGTGGTCACGGGTTCAGCATCCGGCATCGGGCTGGCACTGGCGACTCAATTTGCTGCTGAAGGAGCAGTGGTCGTCGCTTCTGACCTGAATGCCGAGCAGGGCGCAGCAAAAGCCGCAGAACTCGGCGCCCGCTTCGTACCTGCCGATGTGGGACAGGAAGCAGGAGTCCAGGGGCTGATCGAGGACGTGCTGGCCGCCGAGGGCCGCATCGACGTGTTCTGCTCCAACGCCGGAATTGCTGTGGGCAACGGCCTGGAACCGCTCGACCGGCTGTGGGATCTGAGCTGGCGGGTCAATTTCATGAGCCACGTGTGGGCCGCCCGTCACCTGTTGCCTCACATGCTGGAGCGCGGAGAGGGAACGCTCCTGAACACCGTTTCCGCTGCCGGTCTGCTGACTGAGGTTCATTCCGCTCCCTACGCCGTGACCAAACATGAGGCGATGGCTTTTGCCGAGTGGCTGGCCATCACCTACGGTGACCGCGGCATCAGGGTGTCGGCGCTGTGCCCCGAGTGGGTGCAGACCCCCCTCATCGAGAACGCGCCGCACCTGCAGGAAGCGGCGATCAGCGCAGATGAGGTCGCCCACGCGGCACTGGATGGACTGCAGCAGGGACAGTTCCTGATCACCACCCACCCGATGACCCTCAAGGCGTTCCAGTCCCGCGCCAACACCCACGACCGCTGGCTGGGCCGGGTGCGCATGCTGGCTCAGCAGACTCAAGAGCAGCTGGCGGGACGCGAGGCGTTCCCGGACAAGTACACCCAGGGGGAGTAA